In Lotus japonicus ecotype B-129 chromosome 5, LjGifu_v1.2, one genomic interval encodes:
- the LOC130717765 gene encoding clathrin interactor EPSIN 1, which translates to MDFMKVFDQTVREIKREVNLKVLKVPEIEQKVLDATDNEPWGPHGSALAEIAQATKKFTECQLVMNVLWTRLSETGKDWRYVYKALAVIEYLVGHGAERAVDDIIEHTFQISALSSFEYVEPSGKDVGLNVRKKAENIVALLNDRDKIHDVRNKAAANRDKYVGVSSSGITHKATSASYSSGSYQSSSKYGGFGSKDSDRFSDSYKDKGYNEEEKVEKDYSGKSRHGTANDNQENSYKKGSARSLSKSQDKMPSRVSKSSTNANSSVPSQSSGVPVNSTEDDFDDFDPRGTSTKASSGSSNQVDLFGQDLIGDLMDAPASVSVENPATSDVSEVDLFADASFVSAEPHADKGASSQPQDKVDLFSSQPAIPTVTPTVDLFSIPEPVVQPDNKSENYVPVNNSTFDPFAAVPLNTFDGSDVFGEFSSQSDSVSSQPSNNVVSDGSHDNMNGKSLADSKVSPKKDAFQVKSGIWAESLSRGLIDLNISAPKKVSLADVGIVGGLSDGFDEKEKGTPPPSFYMGRAMGSGSGLGMSGVPSSQPGTGDDIFSNWGGHQFGGFQK; encoded by the exons ATGGATTTCATGAAGGTCTTCGATCAAACCGTTCGAGAAAT aaagagagaggtgaaTCTGAAGGTGCTCAAGGTTCCAGAAATCGAACAAAAG gTGTTGGATGCAACTGATAATGAACCTTGGGGTCCTCATGGTTCTGCTCTGGCAGAGATTGCGCAGGCGACCAAAAAATT TACTGAATGCCAACTGGTCATGAACGTTCTTTGGACGAGACTGAGTGAAACTGGAAAGGATTGGCGATATGTATACAAG GCATTAGCTGTTATAGAGTATTTGGTAGGACATGGAGCTGAACGTGCAGTTGATGACATTATAGAACATACTTTTCAGATCTCA GCACTTTCTAGTTTTGAATATGTTGAGCCTAGTGGGAAGGATGTGGGACTCAATGTCAGGAAGAAGGCAGAAAACATCGTGGCCCTTTTGAATGATAGAGATAAGATACACGACGTCAGAAATAAAGCTGCTGCAAATCGTGATAA GTACGTTGGAGTTTCTTCTAGTGGAATCACGCACAAGGCTACGTCAGCCTCTTACAGTAGTGGCAGCTACCAGAGCAGTAGTAAATATGGAGGCTTTGGTTCAAAGGATAGTGACAGGTTTAGTGATAGCTATAAAGACAAGGGTtacaatgaagaagaaaaagtggAGAAAGATTACTCTGGAAAGTCACGCCATGGCACTGCAAATGATAATCAAGAGAACTCTTATAAGAAGGGTTCTGCACGGTCTCTCAG CAAAAGTCAGGACAAAATGCCATCTAGAGTATCAAAGTCATCTACTAATGCAAACAGTTCAGTTCCTTCTCAAAGTTCAGGTGTACCTGTAAACAGTACTGAGGATGATTTTGACGATTTTGATCCGAGAGGAACATCAACTA AGGCTTCATCTGGAAGCTCAAATCAGGTTGATCTCTTTGGGCAAGATTTAATTGGTGACCTCATGGATGCCCCAGCATCTGTTTCTGTAGAAAATCCAGCAACTAGTGATGTGTCAGAGGTCGATCTCTTTGCAGATGCATCATTTGTATCAGCGGAGCCTCATGCGGACAAAGGAGCTAGTTCTCAACCACAG GATAAAGTGGATCTATTTTCTTCACAGCCTGCCATTCCTACAGTTACACCCACAGTTGACTTGTTTTCCATTCCTGAACCAGTTGTGCAGCCTGACAACAAGTCAGAAAACTATGTTCCTGTGAATAATAGCACTTTCGATCCCTTCGCTGCTGTTCCTCTTAACACATTTGATGGATCAGAtgtttttggtgaattttcttCACAGTCTGATTCTGTATCTTCACAGCCCTCAAATAATGTTGTCAGCGATGGCAGCCATGATAATATGAATGGGAAGTCTTTAGCAGACTCCAAAGTTTCACCTAAAAAGGATGCCTTCCAGGTGAAGTCTGGCATTTGGGCTGAATCACTAAGCCGTGGATTGATTGATCTCAATATATCTGCGC CCAAAAAAGTATCCCTTGCGGATGTTGGAATTGTGGGGGGATTGAGTGATGGATTTGATGAAAAGGAGAAAGGCACTCCCCCACCTTCATTTTACATGGGGAGAGCTATGGGTTCAGGATCTGGTCTTGGTATGTCTGGAGTCCCTTCTTCACAGCCTGGAACTGGAGATGACATATTCTCAAATTGGGGTGGCCATCAATTTGGTGGGttccaaaaataa
- the LOC130718989 gene encoding transcription factor MYB36-like yields MGRSPCCDKDNVKRGPWSPEEDAILKSYVETHGTVGNWIALPRKAGLRRCGKSCRLRWLNYLRPDIKHGGFTEEEDNIICTLYAQIGSRWSVIASNLSGRTDNDVKNHWNTKLKKKILAGEINLKALKENDTFLPSTTPSLIQDVMPQNLDYPASQIQNPPLPSVLQIDNNNGYASSGFNMIHEQNMGSDLMDVVSNIGSSSGNYNPMVSFLSQEGPSNISDSSTNKCLSLPPEHDGDVGMMDFGFEFPYDPTNYHGRVGEFTPSNYYYSEWADLSNDDIKPH; encoded by the exons ATGGGAAGATCTCCTTGTTGTGATAAAGATAATGTTAAGAGAGGGCCATGGTCTCCAGAAGAAGATGCAATTCTCAAGAGTTATGTTGAGACTCATGGCACTGTTGGAAATTGGATTGCATTGCCAAGAAAAGCTG GCCTTAGGCGGTGTGGGAAGAGTTGTCGTCTAAGGTGGCTCAATTATCTCAGGCCAGACATCAAACATGGAGGCTTCACTGAAGAAGAGGACAACATCATTTGTACCCTCTATGCTCAAATAGGAAGCAG ATGGTCTGTAATAGCTTCTAATCTTTCTGGGAGAACAGACAATGATGTGAAAAACCATTGGAACACAAAACTAAAGAAGAAGATCCTTGCAGGAGAAATTAACCTCAAAGCACTGAAAGAAAATGACACCTTTCTTCCATCAACAACTCCATCACTGATTCAAGATGTCATGCCTCAAAATTTAGATTACCCTGCTTCACAAATTCAAAATCCTCCACTGCCTTCAGTGCTTCAAATAGATAACAACAATGGTTATGCTAGTTCTGGATTCAACATGATTCATGAACAAAACATGGGTTCTGATCTCATGGATGTTGTCTCAAACATTGGTTCAAGTTCAGGGAACTACAATCCCATGGTGTCTTTTTTATCTCAAGAAGGTCCAAGCAACATTTCAGATTCTTCTACCAACAAGTGTCTGTCTCTGCCACCAGAACATGACGGTGATGTGGGAATGATGGATTTTGGCTTTGAATTTCCTTATGATCCTACAAACTACCATGGTAGAGTTGGTGAATTCACACCAAGTAATTACTACTATTCTGAGTGGGCTGATTTGAGCAATGATGACATTAAGCCACATTGA